From a single Miscanthus floridulus cultivar M001 chromosome 8, ASM1932011v1, whole genome shotgun sequence genomic region:
- the LOC136474980 gene encoding putative transcription elongation factor SPT5 homolog 1 isoform X2 → MPRRSREEEEEAVDDMEEEEEEEEEEEEERGGKRSRAGGHGKRSRGVESFIDDAASEDEDADEDDDDDDDDDDDDYGGGGRGRASKRRRSSILIDDMAQVDDDDDIDDDSSDVEPGFIDDTDAGVEIRHNDVVRRCIPHSSSMLEDNEDMQEIVRRLQNRYKEASHFDYDEEVTEVEQQALLPSVKDPKLWMVKCATGHERETAVCLMQKFIDRPNLQIKSVVALERLKNFIYIEAEKEAHVKEACKGLRNIIASTKPTLVPIREMADVLSIESKSVDLSSDSWVRMKLGMYKGDLAKVVDVDNVGRKVTVKLIPRIDLQVLANKLDGQEVPKKSFIPPPRFFSVDEARELHIRVDRRRNRDSGEYFDVVGGLLFKDGFLHKTFSIKSISTQNIKPTFDELERFKKPGDDLNEDVASLSTLFTNRKKGHFMKGDAVIVIKGDLKNLKGSVEKVEDSTVHIQPKLAGLPGTLAFSETDLCKYFNPGDHVKVISGVQEGATGMVVKVEGHVLIILSDATKEHIRVFADHVVESSEVTTGVTRIGDYELHDLVLLNNSSFGIIIRLESEAFQVLKGVPDKPELVLVKLREIKCKIDRRTSAKDRYNNIVSTKDVVRVAEGACKGKQGPVEHIHRGILFIYDRHCLEHSGFICAKAQSCFLVGGSTGSHHGNAMDKADPHFHAFGSQARILQSPGRLPPRGPQMNSGGRFGGRGSGGRGNDTLVNRCIKIRSGPYKGYRGRVKELTGLLVRVELESLMKIVTVKREDIGETAAVETPFRETCYSRGVETPVHPSRTPLHPIQTPIRDPGATPVRDVMRTMPSRAWVPLSPHRDNREDGDSTWASSPAYQPGTPRPRPYEAPTPGSGWASWGDASVNTPSTNVPSTPIGQPMTPDPASYLVGTPSGQPMTPGYGGMELMSPVIGGEAEGSWLLPDVLVNVSRGGDEVSNAVVKEVLLC, encoded by the exons ATGCCTCGCCGCagccgcgaggaggaggaggaggcggtcgACGacatggaagaggaagaggaggaggaggaggaggaggaggaagagaggggTGGGAAGAGATCGCGAGCCGGGGGCCACGGGAAGCGGTCGCGTGGCGTAGAGAGCTTCATCGACGACGCGGCCAGCGAGGACGAGGACGCGGacgaggatgacgacgacgacgacgacgatgatgacgacgattaCGGGGGCGGCGGCCGTGGGCGTGCCTCCAAGAGGAGGCGGTCGTCGATCCTGATCGACGACATGGCCcaggtcgacgacgacgacgacatcgaCGACGATAGTTCGGATGTCGAGCCCG GCTTTATTGACGATACTGATGCTGGGGTTGAAATTCGTCACAATGATGTGGTAAGGAGGTGTATTCCTCATTCTAGCTCTATGTTGGAAGACAATGAGGATATGCAAGAGATTGTGAGGCGACTACAAAATAGATATAAAGAAGCATCCCATTTTGATTATGACGAGGAAGTTACCGAGGTTGAACAGCAGGCTCTCTTACCATCAGTGAAGGATCCAAAGCTTTGGATGGTGAAATGTGCG ACCGGACATGAGCGGGAAACAGCGGTTTGTCTAATGCAAAAGTTCATTGATAGGCCAAATCTCCAGATAAAATCTGTTGTTGCACTAGAACGCCTAAAGAATTTCATTTACATTGAAGCAGAGAAAGAAGCCCATGTCAAAGAG GCTTGCAAAGGTTTGCGGAACATCATTGCttcaacaaaaccaactttagTTCCTATAAGAGAAATGGCTGATGTCCTTTCTATCGAGAGCAAATCTGTTGACCTTTCAAGTGACTCGTGGGTTCGGATGAAGCTTGGTATGTATAAAGGTGATCTTGCTAAG GTTGTTGATGTTGACAATGTGGGCCGAAAGGTTACTGTTAAGCTCATTCCTAGAATTGATTTACAAGTGCTGGCAAATAAACTG GATGGGCAAGAGGTCCCGAAGAAGTcattcattccaccaccaaggttcTTTAGTGTCGATGAGGCGAG GGAGTTGCACATCCGTGTTGACAGAAGGAGGAATAGAGATTCTGGGGAATACTTTGATGTTGTCGGTGGTTTGCTGTTCAAAGATGGTTTCTTGCACAAAACATTCTCTATAAAATCGATCAGCACGCAAAATATTAAGCCAACATTTGATGAATTAGAGAGATTCAAAAAACCTGGTGATGACCTCAATGAGGATGTGGCTAGCTTGTCCACTCTGTTTACAAATAGAAAAAAGGGCCACTTCATGAAAGGTGATGCTGTAATTGTTATTAAGGGTGACCTCAAGAACTTAAAAGGCTCTGTTGAGAAGGTGGAGGATAGTACTGTGCACATTCAACCAAAACTAGCTGGGCTTCCG GGAACACTTGCCTTCAGTGAGACGGATCTCTGTAAATATTTCAATCCTGGAGACCATGTAAAAGTCATATCTGGAGTTCAAGAGGGTGCGACAGGCATGGTTGTTAAAGTGGAAGGGCATGTTTTGATCATTTTATCAGACGCTACCAAAGAACAT ATCCGTGTGTTTGCAGACCATGTTGTGGAGAGTTCTGAGGTCACCACAGGAGTTACCAGGATTGGTGATTATGAATTGCACGACCTTGTTCTTCTTAA CAATTCATCGTTTGGGATTATTATACGGTTGGAGAGTGAAGCATTTCAG GTTCTGAAAGGTGTGCCTGATAAACCTGAATTGGTCCTTGTAAAACTGAGAGAAATAAAATGTAAGATTGATCGACGCACATCGGCAAAAGATCGGTACAATAACATTGTGTCAACTAAGGATGTTGTGAGGGTTGCTGAAGGAGCATGTAAG GGAAAGCAAGGCCCTGTGGAACATATACACAGAGGCATACTTTTTATCTATGATCGCCACTGCCTTGAGCATTCAGGATTTATCTGTGCAAAAGCACAATCATGTTTCCTTGTTGGGGGGTCAACTGGCAGCCACCATGGGAAT GCCATGGATAAAGCAGATCCACATTTTCATGCTTttggctctcaagcaaggatTTTGCAGTCTCCAGGGAGGCTGCCCCCAAGAGGACCTCAAATGAATT CTGGTGGAAGGTTTGGAGGGAGAGGCAGTGGTGGCAGAGGGAATGATACCCTGGTGAACAGATGTATCAAAATTAGATCTGGGCCATATAAGGGATATCGTGGCCGTGTTAAAGAATTAACTGGTCTGCTTGTGCGTGTAGAGCTTGAATCGCTGATGAAAATTGTCACAG TTAAGAGGGAGGATATCGGCGAAACAGCTGCTGTTGAAACACCATTTCG TGAAACTTGTTATTCAAGGGGTGTTGAAACACCTGTGCATCCATCTCGAACGCCACTACATCCTATTCAGACTCCGATCCGGGATCCTGGAG CGACCCCAGTTCGAGATGTAATGAGAACTATGCCTAGTCGAGCCTGGGTGCCATTGAGTCCTCACAG GGACAACCGGGAAGATGGAGATTCCACTTGGGCAAGCAGTCCAGCCTACCAG CCAGGAACTCCACGACCTCGACCATACGAAGCTCCCACTCCTGGGTCAGGGTGGGCAAGTTGGGGTGATGCGTCGGTGAACACCCCAAGCACGAATGTTCCCTCAACACCTATTGGTCAACCGATGACCCCGGATCCTGCCTCCTAtttggttggtactcctagtGGCCAGCCGATGACTCCAGGCTATGGTGGAATGGAACTAATGTCTCCCGTAATAG GTGGCGAGGCTGAGGGAAGCTGGCTACTGCCAGATGTTTTGGTGAACGTCTCCAGGGGAGGTGATGAGGTCAGCAATGCTGTGGTGAAGGAAGTGCTCCTG TGCTAA
- the LOC136474980 gene encoding putative transcription elongation factor SPT5 homolog 1 isoform X3, translated as MPRRSREEEEEAVDDMEEEEEEEEEEEEERGGKRSRAGGHGKRSRGVESFIDDAASEDEDADEDDDDDDDDDDDDYGGGGRGRASKRRRSSILIDDMAQVDDDDDIDDDSSDVEPGFIDDTDAGVEIRHNDVVRRCIPHSSSMLEDNEDMQEIVRRLQNRYKEASHFDYDEEVTEVEQQALLPSVKDPKLWMVKCATGHERETAVCLMQKFIDRPNLQIKSVVALERLKNFIYIEAEKEAHVKEACKGLRNIIASTKPTLVPIREMADVLSIESKSVDLSSDSWVRMKLGMYKGDLAKVVDVDNVGRKVTVKLIPRIDLQVLANKLDGQEVPKKSFIPPPRFFSVDEARELHIRVDRRRNRDSGEYFDVVGGLLFKDGFLHKTFSIKSISTQNIKPTFDELERFKKPGDDLNEDVASLSTLFTNRKKGHFMKGDAVIVIKGDLKNLKGSVEKVEDSTVHIQPKLAGLPGTLAFSETDLCKYFNPGDHVKVISGVQEGATGMVVKVEGHVLIILSDATKEHIRVFADHVVESSEVTTGVTRIGDYELHDLVLLNNSSFGIIIRLESEAFQVLKGVPDKPELVLVKLREIKCKIDRRTSAKDRYNNIVSTKDVVRVAEGACKGKQGPVEHIHRGILFIYDRHCLEHSGFICAKAQSCFLVGGSTGSHHGNAMDKADPHFHAFGSQARILQSPGRLPPRGPQMNSGGRFGGRGSGGRGNDTLVNRCIKIRSGPYKGYRGRVKELTGLLVRVELESLMKIVTVKREDIGETAAVETPFRETCYSRGVETPVHPSRTPLHPIQTPIRDPGATPVRDVMRTMPSRAWVPLSPHRDNREDGDSTWASSPAYQPGTPRPRPYEAPTPGSGWASWGDASVNTPSTNVPSTPIGQPMTPDPASYLVGTPSGQPMTPGYGGMELMSPVIGGEAEGSWLLPDVLVNVSRGGDEC; from the exons ATGCCTCGCCGCagccgcgaggaggaggaggaggcggtcgACGacatggaagaggaagaggaggaggaggaggaggaggaggaagagaggggTGGGAAGAGATCGCGAGCCGGGGGCCACGGGAAGCGGTCGCGTGGCGTAGAGAGCTTCATCGACGACGCGGCCAGCGAGGACGAGGACGCGGacgaggatgacgacgacgacgacgacgatgatgacgacgattaCGGGGGCGGCGGCCGTGGGCGTGCCTCCAAGAGGAGGCGGTCGTCGATCCTGATCGACGACATGGCCcaggtcgacgacgacgacgacatcgaCGACGATAGTTCGGATGTCGAGCCCG GCTTTATTGACGATACTGATGCTGGGGTTGAAATTCGTCACAATGATGTGGTAAGGAGGTGTATTCCTCATTCTAGCTCTATGTTGGAAGACAATGAGGATATGCAAGAGATTGTGAGGCGACTACAAAATAGATATAAAGAAGCATCCCATTTTGATTATGACGAGGAAGTTACCGAGGTTGAACAGCAGGCTCTCTTACCATCAGTGAAGGATCCAAAGCTTTGGATGGTGAAATGTGCG ACCGGACATGAGCGGGAAACAGCGGTTTGTCTAATGCAAAAGTTCATTGATAGGCCAAATCTCCAGATAAAATCTGTTGTTGCACTAGAACGCCTAAAGAATTTCATTTACATTGAAGCAGAGAAAGAAGCCCATGTCAAAGAG GCTTGCAAAGGTTTGCGGAACATCATTGCttcaacaaaaccaactttagTTCCTATAAGAGAAATGGCTGATGTCCTTTCTATCGAGAGCAAATCTGTTGACCTTTCAAGTGACTCGTGGGTTCGGATGAAGCTTGGTATGTATAAAGGTGATCTTGCTAAG GTTGTTGATGTTGACAATGTGGGCCGAAAGGTTACTGTTAAGCTCATTCCTAGAATTGATTTACAAGTGCTGGCAAATAAACTG GATGGGCAAGAGGTCCCGAAGAAGTcattcattccaccaccaaggttcTTTAGTGTCGATGAGGCGAG GGAGTTGCACATCCGTGTTGACAGAAGGAGGAATAGAGATTCTGGGGAATACTTTGATGTTGTCGGTGGTTTGCTGTTCAAAGATGGTTTCTTGCACAAAACATTCTCTATAAAATCGATCAGCACGCAAAATATTAAGCCAACATTTGATGAATTAGAGAGATTCAAAAAACCTGGTGATGACCTCAATGAGGATGTGGCTAGCTTGTCCACTCTGTTTACAAATAGAAAAAAGGGCCACTTCATGAAAGGTGATGCTGTAATTGTTATTAAGGGTGACCTCAAGAACTTAAAAGGCTCTGTTGAGAAGGTGGAGGATAGTACTGTGCACATTCAACCAAAACTAGCTGGGCTTCCG GGAACACTTGCCTTCAGTGAGACGGATCTCTGTAAATATTTCAATCCTGGAGACCATGTAAAAGTCATATCTGGAGTTCAAGAGGGTGCGACAGGCATGGTTGTTAAAGTGGAAGGGCATGTTTTGATCATTTTATCAGACGCTACCAAAGAACAT ATCCGTGTGTTTGCAGACCATGTTGTGGAGAGTTCTGAGGTCACCACAGGAGTTACCAGGATTGGTGATTATGAATTGCACGACCTTGTTCTTCTTAA CAATTCATCGTTTGGGATTATTATACGGTTGGAGAGTGAAGCATTTCAG GTTCTGAAAGGTGTGCCTGATAAACCTGAATTGGTCCTTGTAAAACTGAGAGAAATAAAATGTAAGATTGATCGACGCACATCGGCAAAAGATCGGTACAATAACATTGTGTCAACTAAGGATGTTGTGAGGGTTGCTGAAGGAGCATGTAAG GGAAAGCAAGGCCCTGTGGAACATATACACAGAGGCATACTTTTTATCTATGATCGCCACTGCCTTGAGCATTCAGGATTTATCTGTGCAAAAGCACAATCATGTTTCCTTGTTGGGGGGTCAACTGGCAGCCACCATGGGAAT GCCATGGATAAAGCAGATCCACATTTTCATGCTTttggctctcaagcaaggatTTTGCAGTCTCCAGGGAGGCTGCCCCCAAGAGGACCTCAAATGAATT CTGGTGGAAGGTTTGGAGGGAGAGGCAGTGGTGGCAGAGGGAATGATACCCTGGTGAACAGATGTATCAAAATTAGATCTGGGCCATATAAGGGATATCGTGGCCGTGTTAAAGAATTAACTGGTCTGCTTGTGCGTGTAGAGCTTGAATCGCTGATGAAAATTGTCACAG TTAAGAGGGAGGATATCGGCGAAACAGCTGCTGTTGAAACACCATTTCG TGAAACTTGTTATTCAAGGGGTGTTGAAACACCTGTGCATCCATCTCGAACGCCACTACATCCTATTCAGACTCCGATCCGGGATCCTGGAG CGACCCCAGTTCGAGATGTAATGAGAACTATGCCTAGTCGAGCCTGGGTGCCATTGAGTCCTCACAG GGACAACCGGGAAGATGGAGATTCCACTTGGGCAAGCAGTCCAGCCTACCAG CCAGGAACTCCACGACCTCGACCATACGAAGCTCCCACTCCTGGGTCAGGGTGGGCAAGTTGGGGTGATGCGTCGGTGAACACCCCAAGCACGAATGTTCCCTCAACACCTATTGGTCAACCGATGACCCCGGATCCTGCCTCCTAtttggttggtactcctagtGGCCAGCCGATGACTCCAGGCTATGGTGGAATGGAACTAATGTCTCCCGTAATAG GTGGCGAGGCTGAGGGAAGCTGGCTACTGCCAGATGTTTTGGTGAACGTCTCCAGGGGAGGTGATGAG TGCTAA
- the LOC136474980 gene encoding putative transcription elongation factor SPT5 homolog 1 isoform X1, with the protein MPRRSREEEEEAVDDMEEEEEEEEEEEEERGGKRSRAGGHGKRSRGVESFIDDAASEDEDADEDDDDDDDDDDDDYGGGGRGRASKRRRSSILIDDMAQVDDDDDIDDDSSDVEPGFIDDTDAGVEIRHNDVVRRCIPHSSSMLEDNEDMQEIVRRLQNRYKEASHFDYDEEVTEVEQQALLPSVKDPKLWMVKCATGHERETAVCLMQKFIDRPNLQIKSVVALERLKNFIYIEAEKEAHVKEACKGLRNIIASTKPTLVPIREMADVLSIESKSVDLSSDSWVRMKLGMYKGDLAKVVDVDNVGRKVTVKLIPRIDLQVLANKLDGQEVPKKSFIPPPRFFSVDEARELHIRVDRRRNRDSGEYFDVVGGLLFKDGFLHKTFSIKSISTQNIKPTFDELERFKKPGDDLNEDVASLSTLFTNRKKGHFMKGDAVIVIKGDLKNLKGSVEKVEDSTVHIQPKLAGLPGTLAFSETDLCKYFNPGDHVKVISGVQEGATGMVVKVEGHVLIILSDATKEHIRVFADHVVESSEVTTGVTRIGDYELHDLVLLNNSSFGIIIRLESEAFQVLKGVPDKPELVLVKLREIKCKIDRRTSAKDRYNNIVSTKDVVRVAEGACKGKQGPVEHIHRGILFIYDRHCLEHSGFICAKAQSCFLVGGSTGSHHGNAMDKADPHFHAFGSQARILQSPGRLPPRGPQMNSGGRFGGRGSGGRGNDTLVNRCIKIRSGPYKGYRGRVKELTGLLVRVELESLMKIVTVKREDIGETAAVETPFRETCYSRGVETPVHPSRTPLHPIQTPIRDPGATPVRDVMRTMPSRAWVPLSPHRDNREDGDSTWASSPAYQPGTPRPRPYEAPTPGSGWASWGDASVNTPSTNVPSTPIGQPMTPDPASYLVGTPSGQPMTPGYGGMELMSPVIGGEAEGSWLLPDVLVNVSRGGDEVSNAVVKEVLLDGSCRVSLGPLGEGDELIVTANELEVVRPKKNEKLKIMNGSLRGATGKLIGVDGSDGIVKVEGSLDVKIVDMAILGKLAA; encoded by the exons ATGCCTCGCCGCagccgcgaggaggaggaggaggcggtcgACGacatggaagaggaagaggaggaggaggaggaggaggaggaagagaggggTGGGAAGAGATCGCGAGCCGGGGGCCACGGGAAGCGGTCGCGTGGCGTAGAGAGCTTCATCGACGACGCGGCCAGCGAGGACGAGGACGCGGacgaggatgacgacgacgacgacgacgatgatgacgacgattaCGGGGGCGGCGGCCGTGGGCGTGCCTCCAAGAGGAGGCGGTCGTCGATCCTGATCGACGACATGGCCcaggtcgacgacgacgacgacatcgaCGACGATAGTTCGGATGTCGAGCCCG GCTTTATTGACGATACTGATGCTGGGGTTGAAATTCGTCACAATGATGTGGTAAGGAGGTGTATTCCTCATTCTAGCTCTATGTTGGAAGACAATGAGGATATGCAAGAGATTGTGAGGCGACTACAAAATAGATATAAAGAAGCATCCCATTTTGATTATGACGAGGAAGTTACCGAGGTTGAACAGCAGGCTCTCTTACCATCAGTGAAGGATCCAAAGCTTTGGATGGTGAAATGTGCG ACCGGACATGAGCGGGAAACAGCGGTTTGTCTAATGCAAAAGTTCATTGATAGGCCAAATCTCCAGATAAAATCTGTTGTTGCACTAGAACGCCTAAAGAATTTCATTTACATTGAAGCAGAGAAAGAAGCCCATGTCAAAGAG GCTTGCAAAGGTTTGCGGAACATCATTGCttcaacaaaaccaactttagTTCCTATAAGAGAAATGGCTGATGTCCTTTCTATCGAGAGCAAATCTGTTGACCTTTCAAGTGACTCGTGGGTTCGGATGAAGCTTGGTATGTATAAAGGTGATCTTGCTAAG GTTGTTGATGTTGACAATGTGGGCCGAAAGGTTACTGTTAAGCTCATTCCTAGAATTGATTTACAAGTGCTGGCAAATAAACTG GATGGGCAAGAGGTCCCGAAGAAGTcattcattccaccaccaaggttcTTTAGTGTCGATGAGGCGAG GGAGTTGCACATCCGTGTTGACAGAAGGAGGAATAGAGATTCTGGGGAATACTTTGATGTTGTCGGTGGTTTGCTGTTCAAAGATGGTTTCTTGCACAAAACATTCTCTATAAAATCGATCAGCACGCAAAATATTAAGCCAACATTTGATGAATTAGAGAGATTCAAAAAACCTGGTGATGACCTCAATGAGGATGTGGCTAGCTTGTCCACTCTGTTTACAAATAGAAAAAAGGGCCACTTCATGAAAGGTGATGCTGTAATTGTTATTAAGGGTGACCTCAAGAACTTAAAAGGCTCTGTTGAGAAGGTGGAGGATAGTACTGTGCACATTCAACCAAAACTAGCTGGGCTTCCG GGAACACTTGCCTTCAGTGAGACGGATCTCTGTAAATATTTCAATCCTGGAGACCATGTAAAAGTCATATCTGGAGTTCAAGAGGGTGCGACAGGCATGGTTGTTAAAGTGGAAGGGCATGTTTTGATCATTTTATCAGACGCTACCAAAGAACAT ATCCGTGTGTTTGCAGACCATGTTGTGGAGAGTTCTGAGGTCACCACAGGAGTTACCAGGATTGGTGATTATGAATTGCACGACCTTGTTCTTCTTAA CAATTCATCGTTTGGGATTATTATACGGTTGGAGAGTGAAGCATTTCAG GTTCTGAAAGGTGTGCCTGATAAACCTGAATTGGTCCTTGTAAAACTGAGAGAAATAAAATGTAAGATTGATCGACGCACATCGGCAAAAGATCGGTACAATAACATTGTGTCAACTAAGGATGTTGTGAGGGTTGCTGAAGGAGCATGTAAG GGAAAGCAAGGCCCTGTGGAACATATACACAGAGGCATACTTTTTATCTATGATCGCCACTGCCTTGAGCATTCAGGATTTATCTGTGCAAAAGCACAATCATGTTTCCTTGTTGGGGGGTCAACTGGCAGCCACCATGGGAAT GCCATGGATAAAGCAGATCCACATTTTCATGCTTttggctctcaagcaaggatTTTGCAGTCTCCAGGGAGGCTGCCCCCAAGAGGACCTCAAATGAATT CTGGTGGAAGGTTTGGAGGGAGAGGCAGTGGTGGCAGAGGGAATGATACCCTGGTGAACAGATGTATCAAAATTAGATCTGGGCCATATAAGGGATATCGTGGCCGTGTTAAAGAATTAACTGGTCTGCTTGTGCGTGTAGAGCTTGAATCGCTGATGAAAATTGTCACAG TTAAGAGGGAGGATATCGGCGAAACAGCTGCTGTTGAAACACCATTTCG TGAAACTTGTTATTCAAGGGGTGTTGAAACACCTGTGCATCCATCTCGAACGCCACTACATCCTATTCAGACTCCGATCCGGGATCCTGGAG CGACCCCAGTTCGAGATGTAATGAGAACTATGCCTAGTCGAGCCTGGGTGCCATTGAGTCCTCACAG GGACAACCGGGAAGATGGAGATTCCACTTGGGCAAGCAGTCCAGCCTACCAG CCAGGAACTCCACGACCTCGACCATACGAAGCTCCCACTCCTGGGTCAGGGTGGGCAAGTTGGGGTGATGCGTCGGTGAACACCCCAAGCACGAATGTTCCCTCAACACCTATTGGTCAACCGATGACCCCGGATCCTGCCTCCTAtttggttggtactcctagtGGCCAGCCGATGACTCCAGGCTATGGTGGAATGGAACTAATGTCTCCCGTAATAG GTGGCGAGGCTGAGGGAAGCTGGCTACTGCCAGATGTTTTGGTGAACGTCTCCAGGGGAGGTGATGAGGTCAGCAATGCTGTGGTGAAGGAAGTGCTCCTGG ATGGATCATGTCGTGTATCCCTTGGGCCATTGGGTGAGGGAGATGAACTGATCGTCACTGCAAACGAGCTAGAGGTGGTCAGGCCAAAGAAAAACGAGAAGCTCAAGATAATGAATGGCTCCTTGCGCGGAGCCACTGGAAAGCTCATTGGAGTTGATGGGTCTGATGGCATCGTGAAGGTGGAAGGTAGCTTAGATGTGAAAATAGTGGACATGGCGATTCTGGGCAAA